Proteins from one Rosa chinensis cultivar Old Blush chromosome 7, RchiOBHm-V2, whole genome shotgun sequence genomic window:
- the LOC112176501 gene encoding subtilisin-like protease SBT3.5 isoform X1 translates to MGSHLMKKSNKVPLFVTFNLFLVLCSQTIIIRTVDDKSKVHIVYMGKRHHHDPEVVTCLHHDMLASVVGSKEAATDAMVYSYKHGFSGFAAKFTESQAKKMADFPGVIRVIPNHFHSLQTTRSWDYLGLSPNSPNTLLNDTNLGDGIIIGLLDTGIWPESEVFNDEDLGPIPSQWKGQCVSGQQFNASTACNNKLIGAKYYIDGFLAENEQPFNTTDSPDFLSPRDVVGHGTHTSTIAGGSFVYNASYKGIGLGIVRGGAPRARLAMYKVCWNVPRGQCSNVDMLKAFDDAIHDGVDVISVSLGTQLPLFSEVDDRDAISIGSFHAVTKGIPVVGGAANEGPSAYTVENTAPWILTVAASTIDRSFPTNITLGNNSTILGQALFAGTEGDFTGLVYPENPGLIPSLAGVCEALILNNTPVAGNVVLCFTSVARRTPVALAVSSVRAAGGVGVIVAKSPGDVLGPCSSDFPCIEVDYELGTQILFYIRSTSSPVVKLSPSMTLVGKPVSTKVAAFSSRGPNSISPAILKPDIAAPGVSILAASSPFDPYMNGGFALHSGTSMATPHVSGIVALLKALHSDWSPAAIRSAITTTAWKTDPFGEPIFAEGSPQKLADPFDYGGGIVNPNKAADPGLIYDMGINHYIIYLCAVGYNNSVISQLVGNSTTCSSTKPSVLDVNLPSITIPNLRENITLTRSVTNVGPVNSTYRGRISLPLGISVAVRPETLVFNSDIKTISFTVAVSTTHEVNTGYYFGTLAWTDDDGGHVVTIPISVRTQIIRYYADGN, encoded by the exons ATGGGATCTCATCTAATGAAGAAGAGCAACAAAGTTCCACTGTTTGTGACATTCAATCTTTTCTTAGTCCTCTGTAGCCAAACCATCATAATTAGGACGGTGGACGACAAGAGTAAA GTTCACATAGTCTATATGGGTAAAAGGCACCACCATGATCCTGAGGTTGTAACCTGTTTGCATCACGACATGCTTGCCTCTGTTGTGgggag CAAAGAAGCAGCAACTGATGCTATGGTGTACAGTTACAAAC ATGGATTTTCTGGTTTTGCAGCTAAATTTACAGAATCTCAAGCTAAGAAGATGGCAG ACTTTCCTGGAGTTATTCGTGTTATACCAAATCACTTTCATTCGCTGCAAACAACTAGGAGCTGGGATTATCTAGGGCTCTCTCCTAATTCTCCCAATACCCTTTTAAATGACACAAACTTAGGTGATGGAATTATCATTGGTCTACTGGAcacag GTATATGGCCAGAGTCTGAGGTGTTCAATGATGAGGATCTGGGGCCAATCCCAAGTCAATGGAAGGGTCAGTGTGTATCTGGACAGCAATTCAATGCCTCAACAGCTTGTAACAATAAGCTAATAGGAGCAAAATATTACATTGACGGTTTTCTTGCTGAGAATGAACAACCATTCAACACCACAGACAGCCCGGATTTCTTGTCCCCAAGAGACGTTGTTGGACATGGAACACACACATCTACAATTGCTGGCGGCTCCTTTGTGTACAATGCAAGCTACAAAGGGATTGGCCTTGGAATAGTCAGAGGAGGAGCTCCCCGTGCTCGTTTGGCTATGTACAAAGTGTGCTGGAATGTGCCAAGAGGACAGTGCTCAAATGTTGACATGCTGAAAGCTTTTGATGATGCAATTCATGATGGAGTTGATGTTATATCAGTATCTCTTGGCACTCAACTTCCACTGTTTTCAGAGGTTGATGACCGCGATGCAATTTCCATTGGTTCATTCCATGCTGTTACTAAAGGCATACCTGTTGTTGGTGGAGCTGCAAATGAAGGACCTTCTGCATACACTGTCGAAAACACAGCACCTTGGATCTTAACTGTAGCAGCTTCTACTATAGATCGGTCTTTTCCTACAAATATCACACTAGGGAACAACTCAACCATACTG GGTCAAGCCCTGTTTGCAGGAACGGAAGGTGACTTTACTGGTTTGGTGTACCCGGAGAACCCAGGACTTATTCCTTCACTAGCCGG CGTCTGTGAGGCTCTTATACTCAATAACACACCTGTGGCTGGAAATGTAGTCCTTTGCTTTACATCAGTGGCCAGAAGAACTCCGGTAGCACTTGCTGTATCTAGTGTCAGAGCAGCTGGTGGGGTTGGAGTAATTGTTGCCAAGAGTCCTGGTGATGTCTTGGGTCCATGTAGCAGTGACTTTCCATGCATTGAAGTAGACTACGAGCTTGGTACTCAGATACTATTCTACATTCGCTCCACCAG TTCTCCTGTAGTAAAATTGAGTCCTTCTatgacactggtggggaagccTGTATCGACCAAGGTTGCCGCTTTCTCATCTAGAGGACCTAACTCCATTTCTCCAGCCATACTAAAG CCGGACATAGCTGCACCTGGTGTGAGCATATTAGCTGCCAGTTCTCCTTTTGATCCGTATATGAATGGAGGATTTGCCCTGCATTCAGGAACATCAATGGCAACTCCTCATGTTTCGGGGATTGTGGCACTTCTAAAAGCATTGCACTCCGATTGGTCCCCTGCTGCCATAAGATCAGCAATAACAACAACAG CATGGAAGACTGATCCATTTGGAGAGCCAATATTTGCTGAGGGGTCACCGCAAAAGCTTGCTGATCCATTTGATTATGGAGGTGGGATTGTGAACCCTAACAAGGCTGCAGACCCTGGTCTAATTTATGACATGGGCATTAATCACTACATAATTTACCTATGTGCTGTTGGGTACAACAACTCGGTAATTTCTCAACTTGTTGGGAATTCGACGACATGTTCTAGTACAAAGCCTTCTGTTCTTGATGTGAACCTGCCATCCATTACCATTCCAAATCTAAGAGAGAACATTACGCTCACCAGAAGTGTCACAAATGTTGGTCCAGTTAACTCAACATACAGAGGCCGGATAAGCCTTCCATTGGGAATCAGTGTGGCTGTGAGGCCTGAAACCTTGGTTTTCAACTCGGACATTAAAACAATCTCTTTCACAGTTGCGGTTTCTACCACCCATGAAGTGAACACAGGGTACTACTTTGGAACCCTTGCTTGGACTGATGATGATGGGGGGCATGTGGTGACAATTCCCATATCTGTTAGGACACAAATCATTCGATATTATGCAGATGGCAATTGA
- the LOC112176501 gene encoding subtilisin-like protease SBT3.3 isoform X2 translates to MTLVGKPVSTKVAAFSSRGPNSISPAILKPDIAAPGVSILAASSPFDPYMNGGFALHSGTSMATPHVSGIVALLKALHSDWSPAAIRSAITTTAWKTDPFGEPIFAEGSPQKLADPFDYGGGIVNPNKAADPGLIYDMGINHYIIYLCAVGYNNSVISQLVGNSTTCSSTKPSVLDVNLPSITIPNLRENITLTRSVTNVGPVNSTYRGRISLPLGISVAVRPETLVFNSDIKTISFTVAVSTTHEVNTGYYFGTLAWTDDDGGHVVTIPISVRTQIIRYYADGN, encoded by the exons atgacactggtggggaagccTGTATCGACCAAGGTTGCCGCTTTCTCATCTAGAGGACCTAACTCCATTTCTCCAGCCATACTAAAG CCGGACATAGCTGCACCTGGTGTGAGCATATTAGCTGCCAGTTCTCCTTTTGATCCGTATATGAATGGAGGATTTGCCCTGCATTCAGGAACATCAATGGCAACTCCTCATGTTTCGGGGATTGTGGCACTTCTAAAAGCATTGCACTCCGATTGGTCCCCTGCTGCCATAAGATCAGCAATAACAACAACAG CATGGAAGACTGATCCATTTGGAGAGCCAATATTTGCTGAGGGGTCACCGCAAAAGCTTGCTGATCCATTTGATTATGGAGGTGGGATTGTGAACCCTAACAAGGCTGCAGACCCTGGTCTAATTTATGACATGGGCATTAATCACTACATAATTTACCTATGTGCTGTTGGGTACAACAACTCGGTAATTTCTCAACTTGTTGGGAATTCGACGACATGTTCTAGTACAAAGCCTTCTGTTCTTGATGTGAACCTGCCATCCATTACCATTCCAAATCTAAGAGAGAACATTACGCTCACCAGAAGTGTCACAAATGTTGGTCCAGTTAACTCAACATACAGAGGCCGGATAAGCCTTCCATTGGGAATCAGTGTGGCTGTGAGGCCTGAAACCTTGGTTTTCAACTCGGACATTAAAACAATCTCTTTCACAGTTGCGGTTTCTACCACCCATGAAGTGAACACAGGGTACTACTTTGGAACCCTTGCTTGGACTGATGATGATGGGGGGCATGTGGTGACAATTCCCATATCTGTTAGGACACAAATCATTCGATATTATGCAGATGGCAATTGA